One segment of Candidatus Fokinia solitaria DNA contains the following:
- a CDS encoding F0F1 ATP synthase subunit delta: MSSLCSVPSYVKKLSDVFCNNTFDLQKNDITNALHFLHNILDVTHSSIYLSGGFLAIHAPKEVQKNVGELVIRHLSSNESKLNDAERQFLKEMKDFIALLVARKMLSFMSHFIQLTIDSFHKLANLRKATIFTARVISDDVKTHLIKNFSQMVCNNSIIPTFLIDDSMMGGFRIESNFLLIDKSIASKILAAKAQLAKS, from the coding sequence ATGAGTTCGCTTTGTTCCGTTCCTTCATATGTGAAGAAATTAAGTGACGTTTTTTGCAATAATACATTTGATTTGCAGAAAAATGACATCACGAATGCGCTGCACTTCCTCCACAATATCCTAGATGTAACGCATTCCAGCATTTATCTCAGTGGTGGATTTTTAGCGATTCATGCACCTAAAGAAGTGCAAAAAAATGTCGGCGAACTTGTTATACGTCATCTTTCTAGTAATGAGAGTAAGTTGAATGATGCAGAACGTCAGTTTCTAAAAGAGATGAAGGATTTTATCGCTTTACTCGTAGCAAGGAAAATGCTTTCTTTTATGTCTCATTTTATCCAACTCACGATAGATAGCTTCCATAAACTTGCAAATCTTAGGAAGGCTACGATCTTTACAGCAAGAGTAATAAGCGATGATGTAAAAACACACCTTATAAAAAACTTTTCTCAAATGGTATGTAATAATTCAATCATACCTACTTTTCTTATAGATGATTCTATGATGGGCGGTTTTAGAATTGAATCTAACTTTCTACTTATAGATAAAAGCATCGCAAGTAAAATACTTGCAGCAAAAGCACAACTAGCAAAATCTTAA
- a CDS encoding bifunctional enoyl-CoA hydratase/phosphate acetyltransferase has product MPHDSKLLSIEKCKLGMQKIEEKLVDENDINILTHLFGDAKDWTFISPVTASYDSQISSVYVYLTFLQYIFSNIETKIFGASLNYKSTSFKWLQNVCGIKIGDKIKVEYTIQDIDNTTGEIKIETAGYVNNIAICNGTLVVTLPPRPIEKNIHNFPKLRLLEDKLGKGYEVMLERLSKIATKPMPSAIIFPTDYISLELAYEGKKDGIIEPILIGPKEKILDVAQSKQLDISDIEIMDAKTHEEAAAKGAFLAKEQRINCIIKGNIHTDDVLHAILEKENNLRTSRKVSHVFIMGTPNYRKPIFITDAVVNIAPDLNAKVDIVQNAVDLYITLFVRTPKVAILSAVETVNMKMQSTIDATILSKMSQRGQIKNAIVDGPLAFDNAISKEAAIIKGIKSDVAGDADIFVVPDIESGNILFKQMSFLSDAKSIGIVLGAKIPIVITSRAEGDVVSRKASCALAYLQYLSTTKAK; this is encoded by the coding sequence ATGCCACATGATAGTAAACTGCTATCCATAGAAAAGTGCAAACTTGGCATGCAAAAGATAGAAGAGAAACTTGTAGATGAAAATGATATCAATATACTCACACATCTTTTTGGAGATGCTAAGGACTGGACGTTTATATCTCCCGTAACAGCTTCCTACGATTCACAGATATCCTCTGTATATGTATATCTGACATTCTTACAATACATTTTTTCAAATATTGAGACAAAAATTTTTGGCGCAAGTTTGAACTATAAATCTACTTCTTTTAAATGGCTACAGAATGTCTGCGGCATAAAAATAGGAGATAAAATCAAGGTAGAATATACTATACAAGACATTGATAATACTACTGGAGAAATAAAGATCGAAACTGCAGGTTACGTCAATAACATAGCAATCTGTAACGGCACTCTTGTTGTGACGTTGCCGCCACGACCAATAGAGAAAAATATCCATAATTTCCCTAAATTGAGATTGTTAGAAGATAAACTCGGAAAAGGATATGAAGTAATGCTTGAACGCCTTTCTAAAATAGCGACAAAGCCAATGCCTTCAGCCATTATCTTTCCAACGGATTATATATCCTTAGAATTAGCATATGAAGGGAAAAAAGATGGTATTATAGAGCCTATACTAATTGGCCCTAAAGAGAAGATTCTCGATGTTGCACAGTCTAAGCAACTTGATATAAGCGACATAGAAATAATGGATGCAAAAACACATGAGGAAGCAGCTGCAAAAGGAGCTTTTTTAGCAAAAGAACAGCGCATAAATTGCATCATAAAAGGTAATATACATACCGATGATGTTTTACATGCAATTTTAGAAAAAGAAAATAACCTCAGAACTTCAAGAAAGGTATCTCACGTATTTATTATGGGCACTCCAAATTATCGGAAGCCTATTTTCATCACAGATGCGGTAGTAAACATCGCCCCTGATCTTAATGCAAAAGTAGATATCGTACAAAATGCAGTAGATCTGTATATTACATTATTCGTTCGAACGCCAAAAGTTGCTATACTCTCAGCAGTAGAGACTGTAAACATGAAAATGCAATCCACAATAGACGCGACAATACTCTCTAAAATGTCGCAACGTGGACAAATCAAAAATGCTATCGTGGACGGACCATTAGCTTTTGATAATGCTATCTCTAAAGAAGCGGCAATTATAAAAGGCATAAAAAGTGATGTAGCGGGAGATGCAGATATATTCGTAGTACCTGATATAGAATCCGGCAATATATTATTCAAACAAATGAGTTTCTTATCTGATGCAAAAAGTATAGGTATTGTACTTGGCGCTAAAATTCCCATCGTCATAACAAGCAGAGCAGAAGGAGATGTAGTATCTAGAAAAGCATCGTGTGCACTAGCATACTTACAATATCTCAGCACAACAAAAGCTAAATAA
- a CDS encoding SRPBCC family protein, with amino-acid sequence MKHVIFMEKDVSDKIFSIFQKIANIEDYSNFIPYCSRVIYKRSDKSKNGEFIGTVYFKWKIFHKSFTSRVTCFFYTDANMCNIQLQEVACNLHRIREMEDRYSHHLSFIEMKIQSDDSLFHTMNGSWKLKKRDENTTTVSFTMNVNLQSAILNKIFKLNIETVCSKIYNAIVNR; translated from the coding sequence ATGAAGCATGTTATATTTATGGAAAAAGATGTATCAGATAAGATTTTCTCAATTTTTCAAAAAATCGCTAATATAGAGGATTACTCAAATTTTATACCGTATTGCTCTAGAGTAATCTATAAAAGATCTGATAAATCGAAGAATGGTGAATTTATCGGTACAGTATATTTTAAGTGGAAAATCTTCCATAAAAGCTTTACGTCACGCGTAACATGTTTTTTTTATACTGATGCTAATATGTGCAATATCCAACTACAGGAAGTTGCATGTAATTTGCATAGAATAAGAGAGATGGAAGATCGTTATTCTCATCATTTATCTTTCATAGAAATGAAAATTCAATCCGACGATTCGCTATTTCACACTATGAATGGAAGTTGGAAATTGAAAAAAAGAGATGAAAATACAACTACTGTATCTTTCACTATGAATGTAAATTTACAGAGCGCAATCTTAAATAAAATTTTCAAACTAAATATCGAAACAGTATGTTCTAAGATCTATAATGCGATAGTAAATCGATAA
- a CDS encoding AsmA-like C-terminal region-containing protein, with amino-acid sequence MQNSFYKVVALIALCSMLSILYFGFSVDFIVVRESIYESIEKRGYKIAASDLQLFISYFPEIRFSNALLYDSKSEKIVTAKEIRIQYNIFTFLASIFNEQKYKITITDGDLYLNSIVKELPSTENVELHNVKLIYSSSDKFPDITVLDGYQNAHDFQYEGEIRMKSDHGKYSFSLTFADQNIDITLASMKISFKKHNKKDFVEMIISDKGEEIMKYLLKFQNSNDEAYINLMKINSKSHEYLYEEWENFLHVDFKENMILSNLSLPIEFPNNIDLEEIYKNREWIQLLNDFISNAVLTMAVKASMDLQFVDEKDGATLSVNVLSDERGSAYSASFDSKDIALHSGGYGFEDVDGIGIAFVNSNLTYKLDNATSNCNISIFPSFLYLSNIIIDDKNANTFRTHIVAHQGWRGDAEWLIVHSTDKLMLSLQHDILSDFFSCAYLTDYDTTGETFAQKCQYLQLLRDVKDQIHFYLIADHVTLQQSEDNGILLHVIAEKDGISGEFSQLSEERELLSTMNFAISVAKYRPSFALNGDIKYVNLNFIPSTLSKFLADASSYKKLSPEVIALSKDIDADDVIHLMNVGFFDHQIDINCDSVTGWFLGDNRINNVVMQSQNDEGIITIRNLRGNFDNGDFDLQANISLARDLPRYEIAFGISNIDPSIISRFLLDDNTVVDGFISINGLIKTEGLYKPSFYRGLSGQVTMQGKAISIYNLDILSFIKYVNSITAANFDKDKAIQLLNRNKTYFEDASCTIEIDNGIGIVTDGAVHANGISGSYAVTWALWEKMLKLQWQFSFINNKAKPVYLPLEIEGKIPVFSIYYDFRRIFIDSSQ; translated from the coding sequence ATGCAGAATAGCTTCTATAAGGTAGTTGCATTGATTGCGTTGTGTAGTATGCTTTCGATACTGTATTTTGGCTTTTCTGTTGACTTTATTGTAGTAAGAGAATCGATATATGAATCAATTGAGAAACGAGGATACAAGATTGCGGCGAGTGATCTACAGCTGTTTATTTCATATTTTCCAGAAATAAGATTTTCAAATGCTCTACTATACGACAGTAAAAGTGAAAAAATTGTCACTGCTAAAGAAATACGTATTCAGTACAACATTTTTACTTTTCTTGCCTCTATCTTTAATGAGCAAAAATATAAAATTACCATAACAGATGGCGATTTATATCTTAATTCTATCGTTAAAGAATTGCCTTCTACTGAGAATGTAGAGTTGCATAATGTGAAATTGATATATAGTTCATCTGATAAATTTCCCGATATTACAGTGCTTGATGGATATCAAAATGCTCACGACTTTCAGTATGAAGGAGAGATTCGCATGAAATCCGATCATGGCAAGTATAGTTTTTCTCTGACATTTGCTGATCAGAACATAGATATAACTCTAGCGAGTATGAAAATTAGTTTTAAGAAGCATAATAAAAAGGATTTTGTGGAGATGATAATTTCCGATAAAGGTGAAGAAATAATGAAATATTTACTGAAATTTCAAAATAGTAATGATGAAGCGTATATCAATCTTATGAAGATAAACAGCAAATCGCACGAATATTTATACGAAGAATGGGAAAATTTCCTACATGTTGATTTTAAAGAGAATATGATATTATCAAACTTGTCATTGCCGATAGAATTTCCTAATAATATCGATCTTGAAGAGATCTATAAAAATAGAGAATGGATACAGTTACTGAATGATTTTATATCGAATGCAGTACTGACAATGGCTGTAAAAGCAAGTATGGATTTACAATTTGTAGATGAAAAAGATGGTGCTACTTTAAGTGTTAATGTACTTTCTGACGAGCGTGGTAGCGCTTATAGTGCATCTTTTGATTCTAAAGACATTGCTCTTCATTCCGGTGGTTACGGATTCGAAGATGTTGATGGCATTGGCATAGCATTCGTCAATTCTAATCTTACATATAAGCTTGATAACGCTACATCGAATTGTAATATTTCCATTTTTCCATCATTTTTGTATTTATCCAATATCATTATTGATGATAAGAATGCTAATACCTTTCGCACTCATATTGTAGCGCATCAAGGATGGAGAGGAGATGCAGAGTGGCTTATTGTGCATTCTACAGATAAGTTAATGCTTTCTTTGCAACACGATATTCTATCTGATTTTTTCTCATGCGCATATCTTACGGATTATGATACAACTGGTGAAACTTTCGCGCAGAAATGCCAATATCTGCAACTCTTAAGAGATGTAAAAGATCAGATACATTTTTATTTAATTGCAGATCATGTGACGTTACAGCAATCGGAAGATAACGGCATATTATTGCATGTGATTGCAGAAAAAGATGGCATTTCGGGAGAATTTTCACAATTAAGTGAAGAGCGTGAACTTTTAAGTACTATGAATTTTGCAATTTCTGTTGCTAAATATAGACCTAGTTTTGCTTTAAATGGAGATATTAAATATGTAAATCTCAATTTTATACCTTCTACTCTGTCGAAGTTTCTAGCTGATGCGAGTAGTTATAAAAAGCTTTCTCCGGAAGTAATTGCTTTATCCAAAGATATAGATGCTGATGACGTAATACATTTGATGAATGTCGGATTTTTCGATCATCAAATAGATATAAATTGCGATTCCGTCACTGGATGGTTTTTAGGTGATAACAGAATAAATAACGTAGTAATGCAATCTCAAAATGATGAGGGCATTATAACAATTCGTAATTTACGTGGTAACTTTGATAATGGCGATTTCGATCTACAGGCTAATATTAGTTTAGCGCGAGACTTACCTCGTTATGAAATAGCTTTCGGAATATCGAATATTGATCCGTCGATTATATCACGATTTTTATTAGATGATAATACGGTAGTAGATGGCTTTATCAGCATTAACGGACTTATTAAAACTGAAGGGTTATATAAGCCATCATTTTATCGTGGTTTATCTGGACAAGTAACGATGCAAGGAAAAGCGATATCGATATATAATTTGGATATATTATCTTTTATTAAATACGTTAATAGTATTACTGCTGCAAATTTTGATAAAGACAAAGCGATTCAGTTGCTAAATCGAAATAAGACGTATTTTGAAGACGCTAGTTGTACTATAGAGATTGACAACGGTATAGGTATTGTTACTGATGGCGCTGTGCACGCAAACGGTATTAGCGGCTCTTATGCTGTTACTTGGGCATTATGGGAGAAAATGCTTAAATTACAATGGCAATTCTCTTTTATTAATAACAAAGCAAAACCAGTATACTTACCGTTAGAAATTGAAGGTAAGATACCAGTCTTTAGTATATATTACGACTTTCGCCGTATCTTCATAGATAGCAGTCAATGA
- the lspA gene encoding signal peptidase II yields MKTSKKISNVLLRYCIAPCFVAFVAFSTFLLDATTKTASEVAVPHGALEVRGMDCFVNIVNVQNHGVMFGFFSSLFHNQTPFIILQLLITFVLFAWSISMHDIASRVGIGLIVGGAIGNTYDRVVRGYVLDFIDIYVDQYHYPAFNLADVAIVLGVILVYSHFSISTAK; encoded by the coding sequence ATGAAGACGAGCAAGAAGATTAGCAATGTACTGTTACGTTATTGCATCGCACCGTGTTTCGTAGCGTTTGTAGCATTTTCTACATTTTTGCTGGACGCAACTACTAAGACTGCATCCGAAGTTGCTGTACCGCATGGCGCACTTGAGGTGCGTGGTATGGATTGTTTCGTCAACATTGTAAACGTTCAGAATCATGGAGTAATGTTCGGCTTCTTTAGTTCTCTCTTTCATAACCAAACTCCATTTATCATACTACAACTGCTGATAACTTTCGTGTTATTCGCATGGAGTATCTCGATGCATGACATTGCTTCGCGCGTTGGAATAGGTTTAATAGTAGGAGGCGCAATCGGTAATACGTACGATAGAGTAGTAAGAGGGTACGTGTTAGACTTCATAGATATATACGTCGATCAGTATCATTATCCCGCTTTCAATTTAGCTGATGTAGCTATTGTTTTAGGGGTAATTTTAGTTTACTCTCACTTTAGCATTTCTACAGCTAAATAA
- a CDS encoding RuvX/YqgF family protein — translation MKLNFISGYDALQFIEEKIASKKTYVISGIDNGAKKIGLARFISVTGNVVPYGALYNNNEVSQKITHFIKESMPICCVIGVWCPNDDNTDNTVRLHSKISWKQLPEMTKKLLCDMQKLSCDAEELNALYSSTENLYTMNKQHHDSINVTFFDESMTTVLANHKLKDVGLCRKKRILLDDQIAAMELLERFVSFFKLRSKV, via the coding sequence ATGAAGTTGAATTTTATAAGCGGTTACGATGCTTTACAATTCATAGAAGAGAAAATCGCTTCAAAAAAGACATACGTAATAAGCGGCATTGATAACGGCGCAAAGAAGATCGGACTTGCGCGATTCATAAGTGTCACTGGAAATGTGGTACCATATGGCGCATTGTATAACAACAATGAAGTATCGCAAAAAATTACACATTTCATCAAAGAATCTATGCCAATTTGTTGCGTTATTGGAGTATGGTGTCCTAATGATGATAATACCGATAATACTGTTCGCTTGCATTCAAAGATATCGTGGAAACAGCTTCCAGAGATGACAAAAAAGCTTTTATGCGATATGCAAAAATTATCATGCGATGCAGAAGAGTTGAATGCTTTATACAGTTCTACGGAGAATTTATACACAATGAATAAACAACATCATGATAGCATTAACGTGACTTTTTTTGATGAAAGTATGACTACCGTATTAGCTAATCATAAACTTAAAGACGTAGGATTATGTAGAAAAAAAAGAATACTATTGGACGATCAAATTGCTGCTATGGAGTTGTTAGAAAGGTTTGTATCGTTTTTCAAATTACGCTCAAAAGTATAA
- a CDS encoding tyrosine-type recombinase/integrase, translating into MKLQSLQSFCDDVLAKVIEKFYSYIEVYVSENTSRAYAQDVSSFIVFLSHYHGTKCTLLYVTEATVQTMRAWLAFRAEHKVSSKTNSRALCGLRYFLLHLRNELSYEVATLISIDKLKIKTTGSTLPKAISESSSIALCKFSNSNLYPEEWLFYRDKSIIALLYGSGLRIGEVLKITKRDLPNIDFNAEDLKQNFNRNDVNLTVKGKGKKDRSVPLLPYVLDALLQYIERCPYQAAQQQPIFVGMKGDMLNPDVFRRQMKLILASLGIEATTSPHTLRHSFATHLIKHGGDIRKIQELLGHSSIASTSVYLHADTDDILDTVMTLHNDKKTIK; encoded by the coding sequence ATGAAGTTACAGTCATTACAAAGCTTCTGCGACGACGTTTTAGCAAAGGTAATAGAGAAGTTCTATTCATACATCGAAGTGTACGTCAGTGAGAATACGTCGAGAGCGTACGCGCAAGACGTATCATCATTCATAGTATTTTTATCTCATTATCACGGCACAAAATGTACTCTTCTTTATGTCACTGAAGCAACTGTGCAAACTATGAGAGCATGGCTAGCTTTCAGAGCAGAACATAAGGTCAGTAGCAAAACAAACAGCAGAGCACTGTGCGGATTACGGTATTTTTTGCTTCATTTGAGAAATGAGTTAAGCTATGAGGTCGCGACGCTTATAAGTATTGATAAATTAAAAATCAAAACAACGGGAAGCACTCTACCAAAGGCAATATCTGAAAGTAGTAGTATTGCATTATGTAAATTTTCCAACAGTAATTTATATCCGGAAGAATGGCTATTTTACAGAGATAAAAGCATCATCGCTTTGCTATATGGAAGCGGCTTAAGAATAGGAGAAGTACTAAAGATTACGAAGCGTGATCTTCCAAACATAGACTTCAATGCGGAAGATCTTAAACAAAACTTCAATAGAAATGATGTCAACCTTACGGTAAAGGGAAAAGGGAAAAAAGATAGAAGTGTACCGCTTTTACCTTATGTGCTGGATGCACTGTTGCAATATATCGAGAGATGTCCATATCAAGCGGCACAGCAGCAACCAATATTTGTCGGTATGAAAGGCGATATGTTGAACCCTGATGTATTTAGAAGGCAAATGAAGCTTATATTAGCATCTCTCGGCATCGAAGCTACAACATCTCCTCACACCTTAAGACATAGCTTCGCAACACATCTGATAAAGCACGGAGGAGATATACGAAAAATACAAGAATTGCTTGGACACTCTTCAATTGCCTCTACATCCGTATATTTACATGCTGATACAGATGATATCCTCGATACCGTCATGACACTACATAATGATAAGAAAACAATTAAATGA
- the rpoZ gene encoding DNA-directed RNA polymerase subunit omega codes for MSDSITPKKSLSQFEVVLYAAYRASQLSRGAPAAISGMEGRKTTAIAIAEIQSGLVDIEKIREGMIQELVESRWFLKKKDPVDVKREIAKKRNDTMIQEMVDDLFNEKFEDALLSSENEDEQED; via the coding sequence ATGAGTGATTCCATTACACCAAAGAAAAGCTTATCTCAGTTCGAAGTAGTGCTGTATGCAGCTTACCGCGCTTCTCAACTCTCTCGAGGCGCTCCCGCAGCAATCTCAGGAATGGAAGGACGGAAAACTACGGCAATAGCGATAGCAGAAATACAGAGTGGACTTGTGGATATCGAAAAAATACGAGAAGGTATGATACAAGAGCTAGTTGAATCACGCTGGTTTCTGAAGAAGAAAGATCCCGTAGATGTAAAAAGAGAAATAGCGAAGAAGCGTAATGATACCATGATACAGGAAATGGTAGACGATTTATTTAATGAAAAGTTTGAAGATGCACTTCTTTCATCGGAAAATGAAGACGAGCAAGAAGATTAG
- a CDS encoding MlaD family protein, whose translation MYNTRSIDVAIGIIVMALTVFALIMIFKHDTTMLETSKYTLRAEFERVDGIKVGSDVKIAGVKVGKVSEISINEDYLALLKIEIIGNIRVPSDSVAEIISDSLIGNKYVNLNIGSSNQYLADDGKFEWTQPPVNIESLVGKYIFGIDNAKTDESADTSNNGKSE comes from the coding sequence ATGTATAATACTAGGTCTATTGATGTTGCTATAGGAATTATAGTAATGGCATTAACCGTATTCGCTCTCATCATGATATTTAAGCATGACACTACCATGCTGGAAACATCTAAGTATACGTTACGTGCTGAATTCGAAAGAGTGGATGGAATAAAAGTAGGAAGCGACGTGAAGATTGCAGGAGTAAAAGTAGGCAAAGTAAGTGAAATCTCCATCAACGAAGACTATCTTGCTCTATTGAAAATAGAAATTATAGGCAATATCAGAGTACCGTCAGATTCAGTAGCTGAAATTATAAGCGATTCACTGATAGGAAATAAGTATGTTAATCTAAACATAGGAAGCAGTAATCAGTACCTTGCTGATGATGGTAAGTTTGAATGGACTCAACCTCCTGTTAATATCGAATCGTTAGTCGGTAAATACATCTTCGGTATTGATAACGCAAAGACAGATGAAAGCGCTGATACAAGCAATAATGGTAAAAGTGAATAG
- a CDS encoding Na+/H+ antiporter NhaA, translating into MKLKALIEERNCLVLLLAVCGFVIANLCHDLYERIVNDMHIGHASGHFLMPVYFMLIGIEMRKEMAVGGILSSRLRMVFPLVMAISGVLLPAVIYATAAFFININVINGWAIPTATDIAFATTISLVLQGLRKNSRKILTAIAIFDDLIAVLVVAIFYSSTIEVGYLPYIIILACFASVLSKYMSNFTVLWLLLFGVPLFWLTWKSGIHSTVCGFLIGVLMPFDKKAHSIERFLQLSVTYVILPLFALCNTGITVSVGEHYDVLCITFIALILGKNIGISASGLLMLKRYDIGYAISRSDIVMIGAFCGIGFTMGLFIATLSFDDISIQDSAKAGVILGSIASAAVCTIISKLKKKH; encoded by the coding sequence ATGAAATTAAAAGCGCTAATAGAAGAAAGAAACTGCTTAGTGCTGTTGCTCGCAGTATGTGGATTCGTAATCGCTAATCTCTGTCATGATTTATACGAGAGAATCGTGAATGATATGCATATAGGACATGCTAGCGGTCATTTCTTGATGCCTGTGTACTTTATGCTAATTGGCATCGAGATGCGGAAAGAGATGGCTGTTGGTGGTATTCTTAGCTCTCGTCTCCGTATGGTATTTCCTCTTGTAATGGCTATCAGTGGCGTATTGCTTCCTGCTGTGATATATGCGACTGCAGCTTTCTTTATAAATATTAACGTGATCAACGGATGGGCAATACCTACTGCTACTGATATAGCATTTGCTACAACGATCTCCTTAGTACTGCAAGGGTTACGGAAAAATTCTAGAAAAATTCTTACAGCTATAGCGATATTTGACGATCTGATAGCTGTGCTTGTAGTTGCGATTTTTTACTCTAGTACGATAGAGGTGGGATATCTGCCATATATTATTATTTTAGCATGCTTTGCAAGTGTATTAAGTAAGTATATGAGTAATTTTACTGTATTATGGTTACTGTTATTCGGAGTACCTTTGTTTTGGCTAACATGGAAAAGTGGTATACACAGTACAGTTTGCGGATTTCTGATAGGTGTTTTAATGCCCTTTGACAAGAAAGCACATAGTATCGAGAGGTTTCTACAACTTTCTGTGACATATGTGATACTCCCGCTTTTTGCGCTATGTAATACTGGTATTACGGTAAGCGTTGGAGAGCATTATGATGTTTTATGTATTACTTTTATTGCATTAATCTTAGGAAAGAATATAGGTATTTCTGCATCCGGACTGTTGATGTTGAAGCGGTACGACATAGGGTATGCAATTAGTCGAAGTGATATTGTAATGATAGGAGCATTTTGCGGTATAGGATTTACCATGGGACTCTTTATTGCCACTCTTTCATTTGATGATATCAGCATACAAGACAGCGCGAAAGCAGGCGTAATACTTGGCTCTATTGCATCGGCTGCTGTATGCACTATAATATCGAAGTTAAAAAAGAAACATTAA
- the nuoE gene encoding complex I 24 kDa subunit family protein: protein MEDKCEKFSFSDMEAVRKIIARYPQGKQRSAVMPLLWLGQQQNNNWISDAVLDQVAEILHMNVSHVKEIAEFYSMFHSKKIGKYLIQICRTVVCALCRNQVIYDAIRDTISIGVGETSEDELFTVVEVECLGSCINAPVIMINDHYYEHLDYNRTVEILKELQKNNNLTI, encoded by the coding sequence ATGGAGGACAAGTGCGAAAAGTTTTCCTTTAGCGATATGGAAGCTGTTCGAAAAATAATAGCAAGATATCCTCAAGGAAAACAAAGAAGTGCAGTAATGCCTTTGCTATGGCTTGGACAACAGCAAAATAATAATTGGATATCTGATGCAGTTTTAGATCAAGTCGCTGAAATACTACATATGAATGTCTCTCATGTGAAGGAGATTGCCGAATTTTATTCGATGTTTCATTCTAAGAAGATTGGCAAGTATCTTATACAAATATGCAGAACTGTAGTATGTGCATTATGTCGAAATCAGGTGATCTACGATGCTATACGTGATACAATAAGCATAGGAGTAGGTGAAACATCGGAAGATGAGTTGTTTACCGTCGTAGAAGTCGAATGTCTTGGCAGTTGCATCAACGCTCCTGTAATAATGATAAACGATCATTACTATGAACACTTGGATTACAATAGGACAGTAGAAATATTAAAAGAATTGCAAAAAAATAATAATCTTACCATTTAA